GTGATGCATAGCGACCTGTTGTTTTGTGTTGCAGATATGGGCTGTCTGCTTGCAGGATTGGTAGATGTGCCGATTGATCTGACCCAAACCATCGAGAACATCCTGATCATCCTGCAACATTCTGATGCAAAGGTTCTGGTCATTTCAAATATGGATTTGTTTTACCAGATTGCGCCGCATTTACAGGAAGCCTCAGCCCTGCAAACGGTTCTTGTAGCGGATGTGCCGGAGGATTGGGAGCAGGTTCGCAAGAATCTGAACAATCATGCAGACCAACCCGGAAAAACCGCCCATGGACCTCTGGATGACGACTGTTTGCATGAACCTCAGATTTTGAATGCTGCGCCATTGGAACCTGTCGGTTCAGTAGAAGGGTTGTTAACCAGATCACAACTCTGGTCACTGGATGAGGTGCGCGAATGGGGACGCAAGCTCTGGTCTGAGGAGCAGTTGCAGGCATTGAGAGCCGCGATCGCCCCCACAGATTTGGCCACTATCCTCTACATTGCCAGTGAAACGAAGCGTCCACGCGGAGTGATGTTGAGCCATGAGAATATTTCAGCCGATATTTTGTCAGCCTTCAGTGCTTTTCCCCATCTGGAGTTTGGTGAGAAGGAAGTTGCTCTTTTGTTTCTGCCACTGACCCATATCTTCGCCAGAGCCTTTTTCTATGGACATTTGGCCTATGGGCACAGTATCTATTTTTCAGATCCAAACCATGTCGTCAAACATCTTAAAACAGTCAACCCAACGATTTTGATCACCGTGCCACGCTTAATCGAGAAAATTTACGAGCGCATCCTGGAGCAAGGGAAACGGCTACAAAAATTTGATCGAGCGGTTTTTGCCTGGGCACTGAAAGTCGCGCAACGGTATGAGCTAGGGGAACCCCATAAACGGCTCTATGGATTGCAATTGAAGGTAGCGGATCGGTTGGTGTTTGCAAAGTGGCGGGCTGTATTTGGCGATCGCATGAAAGCCCTGATCTGTGGTGGAGCGGCGTTACGTCCCGATCTCACCAACTTGTTTTCAGCCGCCGGGATTCCACTGTTGCAAGGGTATGGTTTGACCGAAACCAGTGCAGTGCTGTGTTACAACCGGGGCAACCATAACCGAGCGGGAACGGTCGGAGTCCCGATTCCAGGAGTGGAGTTGGCGATCGCTCCGGATCGCGAAATCCTGATCCGGGGGCCATTTGTGATGCAGGGCTATTACCGGGATGCGGAAGCAACGCAACGGGCGATCGATGCCGAGGGATGGTTGCATACCGGAGATTTAGGAGACATCACAGCTGATGGTTTTCTTCGCATTACTGGAGTAAAAAAATCGCTATTTAAGTTGTCCACAGGTAAATATGTTTCAGCTTTGCCGTTAGAGCAGGAATTGAATCAGTCGCCTTTAGTCGATCATGCCGTTGTGGTTGGCGCAAATCACAAGTTTTGTGGTTTGCTGATCTTTCCAAATCTGGACTGGGTGGGTCAGGAATTGGAGCTGTTAGGCGTTGATTTCTCTCAGTTAACGAGCTTACAACATCCCTGTCTATTAGCCCGCTATCAAATGTTAATTGACACTGCCAATTGTCATTTGCCGTACTGGTCAACTGTACGCAAATTTAAGTTAATTCCAGTAAAGCTAACGGTTGAAAATGAGTTTCTCAACGCTAACGGAACACTCAATCGAGTTCAAGTTTTGGACACCTTTGCGAGTGAGATTGCTGCATTCTACAGCAATGAATTAAACTTTCCATCGACTGTTGGAGAATCGGATCAAAGTGTGATTTGTCCACCAATCGGGGTAGCCTCCTGCCCCGCCTATGCCCAGTCTTTAACCCATTCCTAACCGCATCATCAATCGCTGCATTAAGTTGAGAGGAAAAAATGATGTTTAAACCATTTCAAACAGCTGCTGTATTGGGTGCGGGGGTGATGGGAACCCAGATCGCCGCACACCTGGCAAACGCAGGGTTGACCGTTCATTTGCTAGAGCTTCCAGCCCAATCGGGCGATCGCAACGCTCTCGTTGAAGGGGCTTTCAAAAAAGCATTGAAGCAATCTCCCCCGATTTTCTACACCGAACAAACGGCTCAGCGAGTGATTCTGGGCAATTACGAAGACCATTTCGATCGCCTGTCTAATGTGGATTGGGTGATTGAAGTTGTCGTGGAAAATTTAGCCGTTAAACAGCAGTTGATGGAGCGAGTCGAAAAGACCGTTCGCCCCGATACGATTATCTCCAGCAACACCAGTGGGTTGTCGATTGGGGCGATCGCCCAACATCGCTCTAAGTCCTTCCGCAAGCGATTTCTGGGGACTCACTTCTTCAACCCACCCCGCTATCTCAAGTTGTTAGAACTGATTCCCACCGCAGACACCGATCCACACGTGTTGGCACGACTGCAATGGTTCGGACGAATGCATTTGGGCAAGGGAATTGTCATCGCCAAGGATACGCCCAACTTTATTGCCAATCGCATCGGCATCTTTGTCACCATGTTGGGGTTAAAAGCCCTGACAGAACAGGGCTACACCATTGAAGAGATTGATACCTTAACGGGAACGCTGGTGGGTCGTCCGAAATCGGGCACATTCCGTACCGCCGATCTGGTGGGGTTGGATACGCTCACCTATGTATCGGATAATCTCTATCCCGCGATTCCACAGGATGAGCAGCGAGAGATGTTTCGCGTGCCAGAGTTGATGCGGAAACTGATGGAGACTGGCTCATTGGGCGCAAAAGCCGGACAGGGATTTTACAAAAAAGTAAAGGGTGAAATTCATTCTGTCAATCTCAAAACCTTTGCCTATGAGCCTGCAAAACCCCAGAACTTGGGCAATCTGGACGCGATCGCCAAAACGTCTGACTTGGGCGATCGCCTGCGTAAGCTCTACCAGCAAAAAGACCGTGCCGGAGACTTTTTCCGACAAACGATGTTGGCAACGTTGGCTTACAGTGCCAATCGCATTCCTGAAATTGCCGACCATCCTGAAGATATTGATCAGGCGATGCGTTGGGGCTTTGGTTGGGAAATGGGTCCCTTTGAAATCTGGGATGCGTTGGGATTCAATACGGTTCTCGCGGATCTGCAAAAAGCTGGATTGACTGTCCCGGCATGGGTGGAATCGCTTCAGGGTAGTTTCTACACTCAGCAGAATACGGCAGTTACCAAAGCCACTGATGAGATTCACTTGGCAGACATCAAGGCAAATCCCAAATCAATGCTCTGGCACAATGCTGAAGCTGTTCTATTAGATTTGGGCGATCGCGTTGCCCTGTTTGAGTTTCGTTCCAAAGCGAATACCCTCAGCCTGCAAGTGATTGACGGGCTCGGCGCAGCCCTCGACTGGTTGGAAACCCACGACTATCGCGGCATGGTGATTGGTAACGAAGGCGAGAATTTCTGCGTGGGAATTAACCTGGCAGAAGTCGGCAAAATGGTGGAATGGGAAAAGCTGAATCCCTTTAACCGCAACCATCGTGCCCTCAATGATCTGATTGTCAAATTTCAATCCTTGATGCAGCGGATTCACTATTTCCATAAGCCAATTGTGGCAGCAGTTCAAGGGCGCGTATTAGGCGGTGGCTGTGAATTGGTGATGGCGTGTCCTCATGTGGTCGCCAGTGCAGAAACCTACATTGGATTGGTGGAATTGGGCGTTGGGTTGATTCCGGCAGGGGGTGGCTTGATGCGGATGACCCGGTGGGCAGCAAGTCGAGCCGCGACTGATACTCCCGGTGACATCTTGCCATTCCTCAAGCGAGTGTTTGAAACCATTGGCATGGCGAAAGTAGCGAATAGTGCTTATGAAGGGATGGCGTTGGGATTCTTGAACCCAATGACCAAAGTGGTGATCAATGGCGATCGCCGTCTCTACGCTGCCAAACAAGAAGTCCTGTGTTTGGATGAATTGGGTTACACTGCCCCAGCCCGGAATCCTATTCATGTGCTGGGACAACCTGCCCGTGCGGTGTTTGAACACATGGCACACACCATGATGCAGGGGGGCTACATCAGTGAATACGATCGCACCCTGGCAAATCGGTTGGCGTATGTCCTGGCAGGAGGCGACCTGACATCTCCATCACTAGTGGATGACGACTATCTACTGCGGTTAGAGCGAGAAAACTTTGTGCCGCTGGTGGATGAGCCAAAGACGAAAGAACGAATTTTGCACATGCTGACAACCAAGAAGCCCTTGAGAAACTAAACAAGGAACTGAACCATGAACAACACCTACATTGTGAGTAGCGTTCGTACAGCGGTAGGCAAAGCACCGAGAGGCACCCTCCGTCACACCCGTCCCGATGACTTGGGGGCAACAGCCGTCAAAGGCGCGATCGCTCAAGTCCCTGGCTTAGTCTCGAACCAGATTGATGATGTCATTCTGGGTTGCGCCATGCCCGAAGCAGAACAGGGCTTTAACATCGGGCGAATTGTGGCACTGCGAGCAGGCTTACCCGACTCTGTTGCGGGCTGCACCGTAAATCGGCTGTGTGCATCAGGCTTACAGGCAATTGCTATGGCAAACCAGGCGATCGCTGTGGGTCAAGCCGATGTGATGGTGGCAGGCGGTGTGGAATCCATGAGCTTGATTCCCATGGGTGGACATCAGTTCTTACCCAACGCAGAACTGTTAACGGTTGCACCCGGTAGTTACATGACGATGGGACTGACTGCCGAGAATGTTGCAGAACGCTTTCACGTATCCCGTGCTGAGCAAGATGCGTTTGCGTTGCGATCGCACCAACGCGCCTTGAAGGCGATCGCCAACGGACAGTTTAAGGATGAAATCGTTCCACTTACTGTCCGCGAAACGCTGTATCAGAATGGTCAAACCGAAACCCATGAAATCGTCTTTGACACCGACGAAGGACCCCGTTTGGATACGAGTCTGGAAGCCTTGTCTCACCTCAAACCTGCCTTTCGCATGAGTGGCAGCGTCACGGCAGGCAACGCTTCTCAAACGTCGGATGGAGCAGCTGCAACCGTGTTGATGAGTGAACGGATGGTGACAGAACTGGGGGTTAAACCCCTGGGACGCTTGCTGGGATTTGCCGTCGTGGGAGTCGCGCCTGAAATTATGGGCATCGGCCCAGTGGTGGCGATTCCCAAGGTACTCCAGCAAGTGGGGTTGACGCTGGGTGACATTGGCTTAATTGAACTGAATGAAGCCTTTGCCGCCCAGTCGTTAGCCATCATTCGCGAATTGGGTTTGAATGACGAAATCGTGAATGTGAATGGAGGGGCGATCGCGCTTGGACATCCGCTTGGCTGCTCTGGGGCTAAGCTCACGGCTACTCTGCTGCACGAGATGAAACGGCGCGGCGTTCGTTATGGACTCGTCACCATGTGTGTGGGGGGTGGCATGGGTGCCGCAGGGGTTTTTGAAAATCTGATGTTGTAAGCAACGAGATCTGCGACTTCTCAAAGAAGTCGCAGATCTTAACTAAATCACCCCACCGCCTACGACACCTCCCCTGGCTAAGGCTACCGTGTGTACACAAGTCCCCTGAATCTCGCTAATGCTGAGTTTGATCCTCCCTAACCCTCCTTAAAAAGGAGGGAACTGGAGAGCCAAAGTCCCCCTTTTGAAGGGGGATTTAGGGGGATCATATGAAGCTCTAGCATCCCAACCCAGATCTGTGTAGACCGTAGCTTATAAGGGGCAACTCAAATCTTTAATAGGAGTAGTCAGAATGATTTCCCTGCCGCTCATATGGACGCTTCCAGTGCTGCTGATTCTGTTCACAGTTCTGGGTTATTTGGGGGCATCCCTGTGGATGTGGACGGTCTATGCGATCGCCGTTCTTGCCCTCTTCAATCCACCGATCGCCATTTGGGGAGTGTTTGGCGCGATCGCCCTCATCCTCAATCTGCCTGTTTTGAGGCAACGACTGATCACGGCTCCCATCGTCAAACTGATTCACCAAATGAAACTGTTGCCAAAGATTTCGGAGACAGAACGAGCTGCGATCGAGGCAGGGAATGTGTGGGTAGAAGGGGAATTCTTCACAGGAAAACCGAACTTCGATCGCATCCGCAATGAACCCTATCCAGAAGTATCACCAGAATTGCAGGCGTTTCTCGATGGACCCGTCGAGCGAGTTTGCCAGATGGCGACAGATTGGGAGATTTACCAGCGCAAAGATTTGCCCCCCGAAGTGTGGGATTACCTGAAGCAAGAGCGTTTTTTCGGCATGATGATTCCCCAGGAGTATGGGGGATTAGGGTTTACTAACCTGGCGTATAGCACCGTCATGGTGAAACTTGCCTCACGTTCCTTCACCCATGTCGCCACTGTGGGTGTCACCAACTCTCTTGGTCCTGCCAAACTGCTCCTCCGCTACGGTACACCCGAACAAAAGCAACATTACCTACCCCGATTAGCCCGTGGTGAAGACATCCCCTGCTTTGCCCTGACGGAACCCACGGCTGGATCAGATGCCGCCAATCTTTCCTCACATGGGGAAGTGTTTCGGGGTGAAGATGGCAAGCTGTATCTGCGGCTAAACTGGCGCAAACGATACATCACATTGGGGGCGATCGCCACCCTGCTCGGACTCGCCTTCCGGTTGCGTGACCCCGATAACTTGCTGGGCAAAGGGCAGGATGTCGGCATTACCTGCGTCTTAGTGCCGACCCATACGCCTGGTGTGCTGATCAACAAACGTCACGACCCGATGGGGGTTCCCTTCTATAACTCGCCTACGGAAGGGCATAACGTCATCCTCCCCATCGAACAGATCATCGGTGGCGTGGAACAGGCAGGACAAGGCTGGAAGATGCTGATGCAGGCTCTCGCAGCAGGACGAGGCATTAGTTTCCCGGCAACCTGTACGGGAGTGGCAAAATTGGTGTCGCGTGTCGCCAGTGCCCACAGCGTTGTGCGTCAGCAGTTTGGCTTGTCGATTGGACGGTTTGAAGGCGTTGAAGAACCGCTTGCTCGCATCGCAGGATTCACCTATGTCATGGATGCCGTGCGGTTGTATACCTGTGGCGCAGTAGACCGGGGAGAACAACCTGCCGTTGTATCCGCGATCGCCAAATACAACACCACTGAACTCTCCCGCACCATCATCAACGATGGCATGGATATTTTGGGTGGCTCTGGCATTTGTCGCGGTCCCCGTAACTTGCTTGCCAATATCTACACCGCAACCCCCATTTCCATCACCGTCGAGGGAGCCAATATCCTCACCCGTACATTGATGATTTTTGGACAGGGCGTGATTCGTTGCCATCCTTACGTCTACGCCGAGACGCAAGCGTTGCACAGTGGAGATATTGCAGCCTTTGACCAAGCCTTCTGGTCGCACATGGGGTTGATGGTTCGTAACTTATTCCGAACCACGTTGCTGAGCCTGACCCGAGGACGATTGGCGCGATCGCCCCTCGCTGGACCCACCGCATCCTATTACCGCAAACTGGTTTGGGCTTCTTCTACCTTTGCTTTGCTGACTGATCTGTCTCTGATCGCCTTTGGTGGTTCGCTCAAACGCAAGGAAAAACTCACCGGACGATTTGCCGATGTGTTGTCCTGGTTGTATTTGGGAACTGCTACACTGAGACGATTTGAAGCAGAAGGACAACAAGCCGAAGACCTACCCATCGTTCATTGGGTGATGCAACATGCCTTTGCCCAAATGCAGACAGCTTTTGAAGGAATCTTCAGCAATTTGGATATTCCGATTCTGGGGAGTCTCCTGCGAGGACCTATCCTCACCCTCTGGCGATTAAATTCAATTGGCACAGAACCTTCTGATCAGCTAGGCAGTCAGGTCGCACAAAGTTTGCAGAAGCAGGGAATGGTGCGCGATCGCCTCACTACTGGTATTCACCTTCCCACTGACCCCGACCAAGCCCTGGGACGGTTAGAACATGCCTTTGATCTGGTTCATCAAGCCGATCCGATCTTCAAAAGAATCAAGGCGGCAAATCGTGCAGGACATTCAACCAGTTCTCTCGATGTAGTGGAAACTGCCTATCAATCCGGCTTAATTAGCGAAGCTGAAAAACATCTGCTGCGGGAAGCCGATAAGGCACGCAATGATGCCATTCAAGTCGATGCATTCACAATGGAAGATTATCAACGCGAACGGCTCATGCCCTTGAATGCCACTGTTGTCCAATAATTGCTACGCCTCCATTAGCTGACATTTTGCACCTCCTCTAGCAACTTGCCCTCGAATAAATTCGGGGGTTAATTGTTGCCAGGGACGCAAGAGCTAAACTATAGCTGTAGTCACCTCAGTTAAGACAAGGCACTCAACAGGACAGACGCGATTAATCGCGTCTCTCTCAGCAGAACTCAAATTCAATGTCCTAATGGTTTTGGCGATCGCTATAATTCAAATTTAAGGCTACGCATCTGACCCGTTCTAACCTCCCCATTAGTAGGGCTACAGTGTATTCACAAGCATCGATTCAGCTTAAGCAGGTTTAGAACCTATTCTCTCGTAAGGAAACTACCGCGTACACAGATCTCGGTTGAGATGCCAACTTTCTGCACGATCTCCCTCAAATCTCTCTTCAAAAGGGGGACTTTAGACTCCGGTTCCCTCCTTTTTAAGGAGGGTTAGGGAGGATCAACCCCAGCATTGACTAGGCAGGAGCAGTGCTACAAGCGGTGGGTGCGGTCTGTAGCAGCAATTTCTAAATCTGATATGGGAACCTACGTCCACCTTTTTCAAAGGATTAAGAGGAAATCCCGTCTTGCAATGCCATTGCAGCTCCGACAATGCCATTGCAGCTCTTACAATACGATTGCAGCTCTTACAATGCGATTGCAGCTCTTACAATGCGATTGCAGCTCTTACAATGCGATTGCAGCTCCGACAATGCGATTGCAGCTCTTGCAATGCGATTGTAGCTCCGACAATGCGATTGCAGCCCTTACAATACGATTGCAGCCACTATATTAAGAGCTGCTTTATAAGCAGAGCTTTTGATCCCCCTAAATCCCCCTTCAAAAGGGAGACTTCAGCTTCCATCAATCCAATAGAACATCTATATAGCAACCCTAAATGATTTGTGAAAGTGCCCGCCCATCGGGCGGGCACTTTCACAAATCACCTTTTTCACAAATCAGATAGGACTGCTATATATCAACAAAGACTAACATTATCTGTTAGTCGATTTTTTCATTGGGCACATTAAAGAAGTAATTTTCTAAAGGTCAACACATGCCCTCCTTAGATGTTAGTAGACGACTAGCTCGTCAAATTATCGATCAGGATATTGATTCTTTGAATGGTCTTAATGCTGTAGGCGAATATACGATCGCTCGTCCTGAAGGCTCACCCGCCAACTTAAAAGCAACCTATGCTGCAATGTTAGAACAACGACAAAATGAAGTTGAAAAACTAGCTGTCTATCGGGCTGCTGTGGATGCGGCTCGACAAGCAGAATGGGAATTTCACAACGCAGTTTTAGCAATGAAAGGAATGGTGCTCGGGCAATTTGGTCCTGATAGTGACCAAGTGCAAGCCATTGGCTTAAAGAAGAAGTCAAACCGCAAACGCCCAACTCGTCAAAAAGCTCAATCTGCTTAGCCCCCATTAGCTCAGTATGTTTTTAGCGATCGCGTTCGTTTTGCAGGCAAGCCTGAACGAGTGCGATTGTT
The nucleotide sequence above comes from Oscillatoria sp. FACHB-1407. Encoded proteins:
- a CDS encoding thiolase family protein, giving the protein MNNTYIVSSVRTAVGKAPRGTLRHTRPDDLGATAVKGAIAQVPGLVSNQIDDVILGCAMPEAEQGFNIGRIVALRAGLPDSVAGCTVNRLCASGLQAIAMANQAIAVGQADVMVAGGVESMSLIPMGGHQFLPNAELLTVAPGSYMTMGLTAENVAERFHVSRAEQDAFALRSHQRALKAIANGQFKDEIVPLTVRETLYQNGQTETHEIVFDTDEGPRLDTSLEALSHLKPAFRMSGSVTAGNASQTSDGAAATVLMSERMVTELGVKPLGRLLGFAVVGVAPEIMGIGPVVAIPKVLQQVGLTLGDIGLIELNEAFAAQSLAIIRELGLNDEIVNVNGGAIALGHPLGCSGAKLTATLLHEMKRRGVRYGLVTMCVGGGMGAAGVFENLML
- a CDS encoding acyl-CoA dehydrogenase; the encoded protein is MISLPLIWTLPVLLILFTVLGYLGASLWMWTVYAIAVLALFNPPIAIWGVFGAIALILNLPVLRQRLITAPIVKLIHQMKLLPKISETERAAIEAGNVWVEGEFFTGKPNFDRIRNEPYPEVSPELQAFLDGPVERVCQMATDWEIYQRKDLPPEVWDYLKQERFFGMMIPQEYGGLGFTNLAYSTVMVKLASRSFTHVATVGVTNSLGPAKLLLRYGTPEQKQHYLPRLARGEDIPCFALTEPTAGSDAANLSSHGEVFRGEDGKLYLRLNWRKRYITLGAIATLLGLAFRLRDPDNLLGKGQDVGITCVLVPTHTPGVLINKRHDPMGVPFYNSPTEGHNVILPIEQIIGGVEQAGQGWKMLMQALAAGRGISFPATCTGVAKLVSRVASAHSVVRQQFGLSIGRFEGVEEPLARIAGFTYVMDAVRLYTCGAVDRGEQPAVVSAIAKYNTTELSRTIINDGMDILGGSGICRGPRNLLANIYTATPISITVEGANILTRTLMIFGQGVIRCHPYVYAETQALHSGDIAAFDQAFWSHMGLMVRNLFRTTLLSLTRGRLARSPLAGPTASYYRKLVWASSTFALLTDLSLIAFGGSLKRKEKLTGRFADVLSWLYLGTATLRRFEAEGQQAEDLPIVHWVMQHAFAQMQTAFEGIFSNLDIPILGSLLRGPILTLWRLNSIGTEPSDQLGSQVAQSLQKQGMVRDRLTTGIHLPTDPDQALGRLEHAFDLVHQADPIFKRIKAANRAGHSTSSLDVVETAYQSGLISEAEKHLLREADKARNDAIQVDAFTMEDYQRERLMPLNATVVQ
- a CDS encoding 3-hydroxyacyl-CoA dehydrogenase/enoyl-CoA hydratase family protein — encoded protein: MMFKPFQTAAVLGAGVMGTQIAAHLANAGLTVHLLELPAQSGDRNALVEGAFKKALKQSPPIFYTEQTAQRVILGNYEDHFDRLSNVDWVIEVVVENLAVKQQLMERVEKTVRPDTIISSNTSGLSIGAIAQHRSKSFRKRFLGTHFFNPPRYLKLLELIPTADTDPHVLARLQWFGRMHLGKGIVIAKDTPNFIANRIGIFVTMLGLKALTEQGYTIEEIDTLTGTLVGRPKSGTFRTADLVGLDTLTYVSDNLYPAIPQDEQREMFRVPELMRKLMETGSLGAKAGQGFYKKVKGEIHSVNLKTFAYEPAKPQNLGNLDAIAKTSDLGDRLRKLYQQKDRAGDFFRQTMLATLAYSANRIPEIADHPEDIDQAMRWGFGWEMGPFEIWDALGFNTVLADLQKAGLTVPAWVESLQGSFYTQQNTAVTKATDEIHLADIKANPKSMLWHNAEAVLLDLGDRVALFEFRSKANTLSLQVIDGLGAALDWLETHDYRGMVIGNEGENFCVGINLAEVGKMVEWEKLNPFNRNHRALNDLIVKFQSLMQRIHYFHKPIVAAVQGRVLGGGCELVMACPHVVASAETYIGLVELGVGLIPAGGGLMRMTRWAASRAATDTPGDILPFLKRVFETIGMAKVANSAYEGMALGFLNPMTKVVINGDRRLYAAKQEVLCLDELGYTAPARNPIHVLGQPARAVFEHMAHTMMQGGYISEYDRTLANRLAYVLAGGDLTSPSLVDDDYLLRLERENFVPLVDEPKTKERILHMLTTKKPLRN
- a CDS encoding AMP-dependent synthetase/ligase codes for the protein MTDPFTLYHAPPDAGGLSLGHTLPSLLDQACDRYPNDHALNQWQKRRWQPMSNAEFRRISEEFALGLLSFNLQKGDRVAFVMHSDLLFCVADMGCLLAGLVDVPIDLTQTIENILIILQHSDAKVLVISNMDLFYQIAPHLQEASALQTVLVADVPEDWEQVRKNLNNHADQPGKTAHGPLDDDCLHEPQILNAAPLEPVGSVEGLLTRSQLWSLDEVREWGRKLWSEEQLQALRAAIAPTDLATILYIASETKRPRGVMLSHENISADILSAFSAFPHLEFGEKEVALLFLPLTHIFARAFFYGHLAYGHSIYFSDPNHVVKHLKTVNPTILITVPRLIEKIYERILEQGKRLQKFDRAVFAWALKVAQRYELGEPHKRLYGLQLKVADRLVFAKWRAVFGDRMKALICGGAALRPDLTNLFSAAGIPLLQGYGLTETSAVLCYNRGNHNRAGTVGVPIPGVELAIAPDREILIRGPFVMQGYYRDAEATQRAIDAEGWLHTGDLGDITADGFLRITGVKKSLFKLSTGKYVSALPLEQELNQSPLVDHAVVVGANHKFCGLLIFPNLDWVGQELELLGVDFSQLTSLQHPCLLARYQMLIDTANCHLPYWSTVRKFKLIPVKLTVENEFLNANGTLNRVQVLDTFASEIAAFYSNELNFPSTVGESDQSVICPPIGVASCPAYAQSLTHS